Proteins encoded together in one Papio anubis isolate 15944 chromosome 3, Panubis1.0, whole genome shotgun sequence window:
- the GPR78 gene encoding G-protein coupled receptor 78: MGLGETLLAGLLVMVLAVALLSNALVLLCCAYSSKLRTRASGVLLVNLSLGHLLLAALDMPFTLLGVMRGRPPSAPGACQAIGFLDTFLASNAALSVAALSADQWLAVGFPLRYAGRLRPRDAGLLLGCAWGQSLVFSVAALCCSWLGYSSAFASCSLRLPPEPERPRFAAFTATLHAMGFALPLAVLCLTSLRVHRVARSHCQRMDIVTMKALMLLADLHPSVRQRCLIQQKRRRHRATRKIGISIASFLICFAPYVVTRLAELVPFVTVNAHWGILSKCLTYSKAAVDPFTYSLLRRSFRQVLARMARRLLKRTPRPASTHNSSLDLASMVQQVLKRTPQPASTHNSSLDAENDSCLQQTH, translated from the exons ATGGGCCTCGGCGAGACCCTGCTGGCGGGGCTGCTGGTGATGGTGCTGGCTGTGGCGCTGCTATCCAACGCACTGGTGCTGCTTTGTTGCGCCTACAGCTCTAAGCTCCGCACTCGCGCCTCGGGCGTCCTCCTGGTGAATCTGTCGCTGGGCCACCTGCTGCTGGCCGCGCTGGACATGCCCTTCACGCTGCTTGGTGTGATGCGCGGGCGGCCACCGTCGGCGCCCGGCGCGTGCCAAGCCATCGGCTTCCTGGACACCTTCCTGGCGTCCAACGCGGCGCTGAGCGTGGCGGCGCTGAGCGCAGACCAGTGGCTGGCTGTTGGCTTCCCGCTGCGCTACGCTGGACGCCTGCGACCGCGCGATGCCGGCCTGCTGCTGGGCTGTGCCTGGGGACAGTCGCTGGTCTTCTCGGTCGCTGCTCTTTGTTGCTCGTGGCTCGGCTACAGCAGCGCCTTCGCGTCCTGCTCGCTGCGCCTGCCACCCGAGCCTGAGCGCCCGCGCTTCGCAGCCTTCACCGCCACACTCCATGCCATGGGCTTCGCGCTGCCGCTGGCGGTGCTCTGCCTCACCTCGCTCCGGGTGCACCGGGTGGCGCGCAGCCACTGCCAGCGCATGGACATCGTTACCATGAAGGCGCTCATGCTGCTTGCTGACCTGCACCCCAG TGTGCGGCAGCGCTGCCTCATCCAGCAGAAGCGGCGCCGCCACCGGGCCACCAGGAAGATTGGCATCTCTATTGCGAGCTTCCTCATCTGCTTTGCCCCGTATGTCGTGACCAG GCTGGCGGAGCTCGTGCCTTTCGTCACCGTGAACGCCCACTGGGGCATCCTCAGCAAGTGCCTGACCTACAGCAAGGCGGCGGTCGACCCGTTCACGTACTCTCTGCTCCGCCGGTCGTTCCGCCAAGTCCTGGCCCGCATGGCACGCCGGCTGCTGAAGAGAACCCCGCGCCCGGCGTCCACCCACAACAGCTCCCTGGACCTGGCGAGCATGGTGCAGCAGGTGCTGAAGAGAACCCCGCAACCGGCGTCCACCCACAACAGCTCCCTGGACGCAGAGAATGATTCCTGCCTGCAGCAGACACACTGA